GAGCAACTTCCAGCGCTTTGATAATATAAGTCTTATACTCAAAGGGCAGTGATTGCCAGAACTTCTCGTTGATTACAGGATTAATCATCCCTATTGAATGGTCAGTAAGAACAATGTACTTCGTGACCTCCACAAACATTGCCGACAGATCTGTTGGGAGAGGATTGTCCTGACCGTCGATAGTGCCTAACTTGAGAGCGAGATACACTTCTCCAAAGCCCAATGGGGTAGGATTGCTTCCGATAGCACGTCCCATGTCCATGAATGCTTCGTTGTTGGGCATCCTGATCTTCATACCTTTGAGATCTTCCGGCTTGTAAACTGGACCCGCCTTTTCGGTTGTGTTGAGCTGCCTCATACCGAGATACCATGTATCCAGAACCCTCATTCCAGTATTCGATGCCAGCTCATCGAACCATCCTTTTACCATGGGACTGTTCATTACAGAGTACATGTGGTCAAGATCCCTGAAGATGTAAGCGGCGTTCAACACTCCCATCTTCGGCATGTTACCAAGATCGGCGAACCACGATGGCGCTCCATCACCGGCCATTTCGAGGTCTCCTCTCATGACTGCCAGCAAAGATGTCTGTTGATCTCCAAGCTGGCCTGAATGGAAGACCTTCACAACTATCTTGCCTCCGCTAAGATTCTCGACAACTTCGGCAAACTTGTTCATTGCAAGGACTTGCGGTTGAGTCGGTGCAGCAACCGTATTAAAGCGAATTGTGTAGGTCTCCTCAACGGCAAAGCAAATGCACACTGTGAGCAGAAGAAAAACTACGATAAATGCCTTTTTCATTGCCAAACCCCCTTTCGGTTTTTTGTTCCTGAAAGTCAGGAGATCTTTCCAAACTTTCTGAGAGTATCTTTCAATACCGCCACTTCGTCTTCTTCGATTTCCATTAGTGGCGGTCTTACACGTGCAACGTCAAGCCCGGAGTGCAAAGCAAAGGCCTTTTTCACCGCCGGCAATGGATTTGTTAGACGCCTGTTCCTGCCAAAGAATGCGCTGAATAGCGAATACAACTCTTTGAAACTGCCAGTTGCTTTCGTGGCGTCGCCTGAAAGGAACTCGTCGATCAGATTCCTCATCATATCGCCGATAACGTGGGAGCCTCCGCTTATCACACCAACTCCTCCTTGACTCATGACAGAGAGAACCATCAGATCGTCGCCGGAATAGACAACTATCTTTCCCTCTGTTGCCTTCAAGAAGGCTGAGGTCTGCAACGGATTAATTCCGGCCTCATCCTTGACGGCAACGATATTCTCAAACTCAGTTAACTTGGCCAGCGTCGCAGGATCGATATTCGAAGCAGTGAAGAGCGGGATATTATAGACCATTATCGGAAGGTCCGTGTTCTTGCATATCTGAGAGAAGTGATAATAGATTCCTTCCTGAGTCGGGTGACAGTAATAAGGAACAACTACCATGGAAGCGTCGTATCCTAGTCTTGCAGCCTCCTTCGTCAGTTCTATCGTCTCGTGAGTGTTAGCCGTACCTGTTCCAGCTATCAGCGGTACCCTGTCGCCAACTTCTTCTTTAACTTCTGCAAAGAGTCTTACCTTCTCCTCAAAGCTCATTGTGTAGAACTCGCCGTTTGTTCCGGCTATCACCAGAGAATCGCAATAGTTCTTACTGATCAAGTAGCTGGCGATTCTTCTTGTCATTGGATAGTCAATGGAATAGTCAGCTGCAAATGCAGTGCTCATTGGTATAAGTATCCTTCCAAACTTGCCAACAACGTCCATCAGTACGCCTCCCTATATTTCATCTATTGAAACGACATTTCTTTCATTGAAATTATACTTCTTGCCAGTCGATAATCAGAAGTCAATGAGATTCGACCTGAACCAACTAGAGGCAGAAGCACGGAATTATCAGTTATGATGCTTGAAATTCTTGTGAAAGGTCACTCTTTAGAATGCGAGCTTAGCCCCAATCAATAGCTCTTGATCGGGAAACTCCAAG
The genomic region above belongs to Mesotoga sp. UBA6090 and contains:
- a CDS encoding DctP family TRAP transporter solute-binding subunit — its product is MKKAFIVVFLLLTVCICFAVEETYTIRFNTVAAPTQPQVLAMNKFAEVVENLSGGKIVVKVFHSGQLGDQQTSLLAVMRGDLEMAGDGAPSWFADLGNMPKMGVLNAAYIFRDLDHMYSVMNSPMVKGWFDELASNTGMRVLDTWYLGMRQLNTTEKAGPVYKPEDLKGMKIRMPNNEAFMDMGRAIGSNPTPLGFGEVYLALKLGTIDGQDNPLPTDLSAMFVEVTKYIVLTDHSIGMINPVINEKFWQSLPFEYKTYIIKALEVARYYMNYLVLEQESSLLKQFVDDYNMEIVVPDKEAFMNHAKEFYSQEKFDNAWGKGMYETIQSYPVD
- the dapA gene encoding 4-hydroxy-tetrahydrodipicolinate synthase, whose protein sequence is MDVVGKFGRILIPMSTAFAADYSIDYPMTRRIASYLISKNYCDSLVIAGTNGEFYTMSFEEKVRLFAEVKEEVGDRVPLIAGTGTANTHETIELTKEAARLGYDASMVVVPYYCHPTQEGIYYHFSQICKNTDLPIMVYNIPLFTASNIDPATLAKLTEFENIVAVKDEAGINPLQTSAFLKATEGKIVVYSGDDLMVLSVMSQGGVGVISGGSHVIGDMMRNLIDEFLSGDATKATGSFKELYSLFSAFFGRNRRLTNPLPAVKKAFALHSGLDVARVRPPLMEIEEDEVAVLKDTLRKFGKIS